The DNA window ACGGTCCGGGAGTCGCTGTCGAACGGAACCCCGGGAAGCGGAACCCCCACGTAACCGATGGAGCGGAACACCATGCCGACATCGAACGTTTCGTACTCCCCGGTCCCGACGACCCGGCCGTCGGCGTCCAACCGGGTCGCCTCGGCCCGCAGTCCCCTGACCCGGTCCTCCCCGGTGACCGCGACCGGTCTGCGCCAGAAACGGAACTCGATGCTGCGCGGCAGCCCGGCGGGGACGCGTTGCGCCCAGTCGCGCAGGTACGTGAGGTTGGTACGCGCCGCCCGGGCGGCCTCGCGCATGGCCGGACCGTTGGGGTCGATGTCGACCTCGTCGGGGTCGACGACGACGTCGGCGTTGTCCAGCTCACCGACACCGCGCAGTTCCGGAGCGGTGAACTTCGCCTGGACCGGTCCTCGGCGGGCCAGCAGGTGGATGCGTCGTACCTTGCTGTCAGCGAGTACGTCCAGAGCCGGCTGGGGAATGTCGGTGTCACGCAGTTCCTCGGCGCTCTTGGCGAGGATGCGGACGACGTCGAGGGCGACGTTCCCCGCCCCCACCACCGCGACCTCCTCAGCGTCCAACAGGAACGATGCCAGTTCCGAGTCGGGATGACCGCAGTACCAGTTGACGAAATCCGTCGCGGCGACGCTTCCCGGGAGGTCCTCACCGGGGACCCCCATCCGGCGGTCCACACTCGCACCGGTGGCGTACACGACGGCGTCGTAGGCGCGCCCCAGCTCGCGGCGGGTGACATGCCGGCCGAACTCCACTCCGCCGACAAAACGCACCTCGGGGCGTTCCAGAACATCGCGCAGTACCCGCGCCACACCCTTGATCTTGGTGTGGTCGGGGGCGACGCCGTACCGCACCAGGCCGTAGGGGGTCGGGAGGCGGTCCAGGACATCGACGGCCACATGCTGACGGTCCTGCCGGGTGAGGGCATCCGCCGCGTATATACCTGCCGGACCGGACCCGATCACCGCTACCCGCAGGGGATCCTCGGAAGAGTTCATACCCCCATTGTTCCGTACCGCGCCAATCCGCAACGGGAACGCGGTGGCCGGTATCGGCCACACCCGTCCCCGTCTGCGGGACTCGACTCAGCGGGCGTGATGGGTTAGAGGCACCGTCCGGCGGACACGTGCCCTGCCTGCTGCACGGCGCCCCGGTACCGTGCCGGCCGCGACGAACGGCGGCCGGCGAACAGGCCCTAGTTGTACTGCCCTGAGAGGTTGGTGACGCGGGAGGCGGGAGGGCCGCTGATCGCGGTGTGGAACCGGTGGTGATTGTAGTGGTGCAACCATCCCTGCAACGCTTGGCGCCGCTCGGTTTCGGAACGGTAGGGGCGGGCGTAGGCCCATTCCTCGTTCAGGATCCGGTTGAAGCGCTCTACCTTGCCGTTGGTCTGGGGCCGGTACGGGCGGGTGCGCTTGTGCTTGACACCCTGCTCACGCAGCAGGTCCCGCCACACGTGGGACCGGTAGCACATCCCGTTGTCGGTCAGCACCCGCTGCACGGTGATGCCGGCTGAGGCGAAGAAGGCCCGGGCCCGTTCCCAGAAGGCGGTGGCGGTCTCTTTCCTCTCGTCGGCCAGGACCTCGGTGTAGGCCAGCCGGGAGTGGTCGTCGATGGCGTTGTGCACGTAGCTGTAGCCGTCCCGGGAGCGGTTCTTGCGCCCCTGGGTGCGGCCCAGCACCTTGTGTCCGCCCCCGTCGGGGATGTTGCCGAGTTTCTTGATGTCCACGTGCACCAGGTGACCGGGGCGTGAGGGGCCTTGCTGATTCCGGACAGGGAGTGAGCCGGTGATTTTACGCAGCTAGGCGCTGTTTCTCATGTTCCGCATAGATCTCTGATGGAGTGTTGTATCCCAGTGCGGAATGAAGACGCCTGTGATTATACCAGTGCTCGATGTATCGTGTAATGTCCCGTCGTGCTCGTTCTCGCGTGGGATACACCATCTGGTTCACACGCTCATTCTTCAACACCCCGAAAAATGATTCCGCCATCGCGTTGTCGAAACAAATCCCGGTTCGCCCCACCGACCGTGTCATCCCGACCGAAGCAAGGTAATCACCGAACTCCCGGGACGTGTAATTACTCCCCCGATCCGAATGGAACACCGCCCCCGCACGAACCTTTCCCTTGCCTGTCGCATGAGCGACAGCCCGGATGATCAGCGGAGTCCGGTAGTTGTCATCCATCGCATAACCAACCACTTCTTTCGTGCAGCAATCAATGACGGTGGCCAGATACACCCACCCGCTCCATGTCGGGATATAGGTGATATCCCCGACGAGTTTCACACTGGGCATGGGTGCGGTGAAGTCGCGGCCCACGAGGTCGGGGATCGCACCGGTATCCGCTGGTGTGGTCAGCGAGCTGCGCCGGGGGCGGGGTTGGCAGGGATGCAGCCCCATCTCGCCCATCAACAGACGCACCAGCTCCACTCCCACCGCAACGCCCCAGCGTTGCAGCTGGGCGCGGATCCGCCGGTGGCCGTAGGTGCCGTCGGCGTGGTCTACGGCGGTGCGGATCAGTAGCCGCAACTGTTGGCGGCGCTGAGACGTGGCGGATTCGGGCCGGGACCGCCATTCGTAGTAACCCGACCGGGAGACGTTCACGCATGCACACATGAAATCAACGGGGAAAGCGTACTCCGCGTGTTCATCGAACCGCATCGTCTCGATGAACTCGTATATGTCGCTTACGGACGATCCTTCGCGAAGTACGCGGCCGCTTTTTTCAAAAAAGCGATCTCCATGTCCTTCTCGCGGTTGAGTCGTTCCAGTTCACGCAGCCGGGCCCGCTCGGTCGTATCCAGTGACGGTGCATCGTCGGGAGTTTCTTTCCTGTATTTGCGCACCCAGTTCCGTAGTGTTTCCGAGCTGATCCCGAGCTCGTTGGCAACCCGGTTGATAGAGCGTTGACTCTCGATGACATGTTTCACCGCTTCATCACGGAACTCCGGCGAATATGCGTTTGCCTTGCCCAATGCTTCCCTCGTTTCCTTTCAGAACCATCGTATTGGCACTCTGTCCGGAAAACACGAGGCACCCCAGCGGTCGTGCTCGTAGCGGCGCACCGCCCGCCCGGTGGCCCGGTCGGTGTGGGCCAGGCGGGGGCATGTGTAGCGGGTCAGGATCCGGTGCACGGTCGAGGCGTGCATGCCCAGGTGCCCGGCGATGCGGGCCGGCCCCCACGCCCGGGTGCAGCGCAGTTTGACCACGCGGCGCTCACGCCGGGTGGGGGTGCGCCGCGGTGAGTGGCCCGGGCGGCTGGAGGCATCGGCCATGCCTGCCGGGCCCAGAGTGCGGTAGCGGTCGGCCCATCGTTGGGCGGTGGGAACCGCGACCTGGAAGCGCTCGGCGGCCCGGCGCAGGGGCCAGCCCTGGTCGATGACGCAGCGGGCCAGTTCCAAGCGCGAGGTAGGGGTGAGCTTGGCATTGGCATGGATAATGTGGGGCACGGAGGGCCTCCTGACCTACTTCAGGTGTTGGTCTTGGTCGATTCACACCTATGTCGGAGGCCCTCTCTTGTTGTCAAGCCCAGTCCGGGCTGTACTCAACCTCTGTGGTCAGTACACCTACTGAGGTTTTCGTTGGTTGGTTGGTTGTAGGACGGGGGTGGATTGTCAGGCCAGTGTGGGCGAGGAAGGACCAGGCGAGCTGGTCGTCGTTGCAGATGCGGGTGATGCCGGCCCGGGCGGCGTGGGCGGTGTCGGCGAGGTACTCGCCGGCGAGGTTGGCCAGTTCGGCGTTCTTCAGGCTGGCCCACAGCATCTCCACGGGGTTGAGCTCGGGGGCGTAGGCGGGCAGGCGTTCCACAGTCAGCCAGTCCTGCTCGGCGAGCCAGTCGCGCATGGCGCGGCTGCGGTGGGCGGGCAGGCCATCCCAGATCAGCACCACGCGCTCGCCGGTGTAGAAGTCTTTGAGGCGGGTGAGCACGTCGATCAGTGCGGTGGTGTCGTAGGTGCCGGGACGCAGGTCGAAGCACAGTCGCGCGCCGCGGCCGGGATCGGCGGCGTGATAGCCCACGGCCGCGGCCATGGATGCGCGTTTCCAGTTGCTCAGTCGGTGGCCCAGCACGGGGGTGCGTCCGCGGGGGGCGTAGGTGCGCCGCACCTGGGGCAACAGCGAGATGCCGGATTCGTCGAAGAAGACGATCCATGCCCGGTTTTCTAGGGCCCCCTTTTGATGCGCGGCCACTCGTGGGCCACCCAGTGGGCGATGGCGGCCTCGTCGCGCTCGGCGGCCCGGCGCACCGGGCGCTGCAGGCTCCAGCCCAGCCGAGCGGTCAGCAGCCGCCACACCGAGGCCGCCGACATCTGCACCCCGCACACGCGCTCGACCACGTGGCCCACCCGCCGCACGGTCCACAGATCGGAGTCGAAGCCGTGGGCGTGGGCTCCCTGCTCCAGCGCTCGGCGGACGTGCTCCACCTGGGCCTGGGTGAGCTTGGGTGCGGCCCCTGGGGCGGGACGGCGACGCAACGCGGCCGCCCCGCCCTGCTCCCAGCGCCGCTTCCAGCGGCGCACACTCTCGGCCGACACCCCGAGCCGGCGCGCGATCTCGGCCTGCGAGCAGCCCTGCTCCCACAGCTCGACGGCATGCATCCGCCGCGCCTCACACGACTGCGGCCGAGTCAACGGCGGCACAGCCTCAGGAGCGTTTCCGGTACCAGAAGGGAGAGACATGCCGCGATGCTCACACAATCTGACACCTCATACCCACAGAACCAACGAAAACCTCAGTAGTTCCGCATCGACTCGTCGCTCTCCAACTCGCGTTCCGCGTAGCGGGACACGGTCTCGGTGAGCTTACGGGCGATGTCCTGGGCGGTCAGTTCCATCTCCGCCAGCAGGTACTCCCGTTTCCCGTGTTCCGGGAACTCCTGGGGAACACCGAAGGTACGCACCGGGATGTCCATCTCCGCGTCGCGCAGCGAACGCGCCACGGCGTCGCCGACGGCACCCACCTTGCCGTTGTCCTCGACGACCGCGGCCACGCGGTGTCCGGCGGCCTCAGCGACGAGTTCCTCGGGAACGGGTTTCACCCAGCGCGGGTCGACAACGGTGACCCCGATGCCGTGGTCGGCCATCCGGTCGGCGACGTCGCAGCACACCTCGGCCATCCACCCCACGGCCACCAGCAGCAGGTCCTGGCTGTTGCCCTCGTCCGGGGAGCGACGCAGCACGTCCATGTCCCCGACCTTCTCGAGCGTCGGTATGTCCTCGGGAACCGCGGTCTTGGGGTAGCGCAGCACGGTGGGCGCGTCCTCCACCGCTACCGCCTCACGCAGCAGTTGCCGCATACGGGTGGCGTCCCGCGGCACGGCCATCCGCAGCCCCGGAACGACGTTCAGGACGGAGAGGTCCCACATGCCGTTGTGGCTGGGACCGTCGTCTCCCGTGACGCCTGACCGGTCCAGGCAGAACGTGACCCCCTGACGGTGGAGGGCGGTGTCCATCAGGATCTGGTCGAAGCAGCGGTTCAGGAAGGTGGAGTACAACGCCACCACCGGATGCAGTCCGCCCATGGCCAGGCCGGTCGCCGAGGTCGTGGCGTGCTGTTCGGCGATTCCCACGTCGTAGGTGCGTTCGGGATAGGCCTCCGCGAACGGAGCGAGCCCCGTGGGGTGCATCATCGCGGCGGTTATGGCGACGAGGTCGGAGCGTTCCGCGCCGAGCTTGACCATCTCCTCACCGAAGACCTTCGTCCACTTCAGTCCCGGCTTCGCCTGTTGCTCCCCCGTCTCGAC is part of the Haloactinospora alba genome and encodes:
- a CDS encoding FAD-dependent oxidoreductase, whose protein sequence is MNSSEDPLRVAVIGSGPAGIYAADALTRQDRQHVAVDVLDRLPTPYGLVRYGVAPDHTKIKGVARVLRDVLERPEVRFVGGVEFGRHVTRRELGRAYDAVVYATGASVDRRMGVPGEDLPGSVAATDFVNWYCGHPDSELASFLLDAEEVAVVGAGNVALDVVRILAKSAEELRDTDIPQPALDVLADSKVRRIHLLARRGPVQAKFTAPELRGVGELDNADVVVDPDEVDIDPNGPAMREAARAARTNLTYLRDWAQRVPAGLPRSIEFRFWRRPVAVTGEDRVRGLRAEATRLDADGRVVGTGEYETFDVGMVFRSIGYVGVPLPGVPFDSDSRTVPHADGRVVDAEGTVLPGEYVAGWIKRGATGVIGTNKSDAAASVRSLLDDADDLRARRGERVPADQVLHASGATVSTYQDWLAIESAERDRAAALGRGERVKLLGWDEFYTAMRR
- a CDS encoding transposase — encoded protein: MGKANAYSPEFRDEAVKHVIESQRSINRVANELGISSETLRNWVRKYRKETPDDAPSLDTTERARLRELERLNREKDMEIAFLKKAAAYFAKDRP
- a CDS encoding transposase — translated: MAAHQKGALENRAWIVFFDESGISLLPQVRRTYAPRGRTPVLGHRLSNWKRASMAAAVGYHAADPGRGARLCFDLRPGTYDTTALIDVLTRLKDFYTGERVVLIWDGLPAHRSRAMRDWLAEQDWLTVERLPAYAPELNPVEMLWASLKNAELANLAGEYLADTAHAARAGITRICNDDQLAWSFLAHTGLTIHPRPTTNQPTKTSVGVLTTEVEYSPDWA
- a CDS encoding IS630 family transposase gives rise to the protein MHAVELWEQGCSQAEIARRLGVSAESVRRWKRRWEQGGAAALRRRPAPGAAPKLTQAQVEHVRRALEQGAHAHGFDSDLWTVRRVGHVVERVCGVQMSAASVWRLLTARLGWSLQRPVRRAAERDEAAIAHWVAHEWPRIKRGP
- the dxs gene encoding 1-deoxy-D-xylulose-5-phosphate synthase, producing MTLLESIRTPEDVKKLEPERIETLTGEIREFLLSAVSRTGGHLGPNLGVVELTVALHRVFESPREPVLFDTGHQSYVHKILTGRRDFSALRRQGGMSGYPSRAESEHDFIENSHASTVLSYADGLAKAQDLRGETGSCVAAVIGDGALTGGMAWEALNNIAEGRNRRVVIVVNDNGRSYSPTMGGLADHLASLRMTQGYEHALDLAKTALNHAPVVGQPLYEALHGVKKGLKDAIQPQMMFEDLGLKYVGPIDGHDEQTVERALRRARDYGGPVIVHCLTQKGKGYAPAENHTVDQFHGPGPFDVETGEQQAKPGLKWTKVFGEEMVKLGAERSDLVAITAAMMHPTGLAPFAEAYPERTYDVGIAEQHATTSATGLAMGGLHPVVALYSTFLNRCFDQILMDTALHRQGVTFCLDRSGVTGDDGPSHNGMWDLSVLNVVPGLRMAVPRDATRMRQLLREAVAVEDAPTVLRYPKTAVPEDIPTLEKVGDMDVLRRSPDEGNSQDLLLVAVGWMAEVCCDVADRMADHGIGVTVVDPRWVKPVPEELVAEAAGHRVAAVVEDNGKVGAVGDAVARSLRDAEMDIPVRTFGVPQEFPEHGKREYLLAEMELTAQDIARKLTETVSRYAERELESDESMRNY